The Diabrotica undecimpunctata isolate CICGRU chromosome 3, icDiaUnde3, whole genome shotgun sequence genome includes the window ATGTCGTTGTGTTAGCAGCGCTACGTTAGTGTCAGCCAAACCAGACAATGACACAATTATGGAGTAAAGTATACGAATGAAATTGTCATTCATATAATTTACTCCATGATGGTGCAATTGTCTGATTGGCCAATGCTATAGCGACAACATTGGCGCTCATATAACAGTATTAAGACAGTGTTTTACAAAATCTTGCAGTCATATCTTTTAAAGAAGTACATATGCTGATATTTAAGGCAAAGTTAACTAGAAACATCAGAAAGAAATATGTCCAAACCACAGCCTATAATCCCAGAAAACTAGTTTATCTTTGTCTAAGAATAATGATTATGTATTTAGTTAAAaccattttcttttattcttaaTTGTATATAAATAGTGTGAACTCTATTAGTGTTAAAAAGcagtcaataaaaaatatttacaaagaaTTAATACCATAAAAAACATGGATTAGCCATTTTCTATCTATCTATCGAAACATTTCGACACTACTGTAATTGTAATTATTTCACTGGAATATGTAGGTACTCTAATTGTCATTGCACCACTATGTAGGTACTCTAATTGTCCTTCTTTATAACCTCTCTCATATGAAAGCAATTATAGACTCTTACATGAAATATTGAGTATATCAAAATTGGCTTATGATGATAGTGGATATAGTCCAATCATTATATCtaacaagtatatatatatatatatatatatatatatatatatatattattataaaaatatatgtgTACACTTGTTTATATGCTATGATCTATAGCTTTGAAATATTTTCTTTGCAATTCTATCCAGTTCAACTACACTGATATTGTCTGATACATATTGTACATAACTGGTTTCTGATCAATTATTTTTATCCAACTgttccatttttattttcttccaattGAATCTTTTCTATTTTCTTTAATATGAAAACATAATGTGTCTTGTATTTGTATGTCTTCAATGATATTTATTATCCAATTTCTTGCACTTTCCATCTTCCTAGTTGCTGTTTGGTGTGATAGAGTGTTTGTACTTTCCTTTCACTTCTTTACTTTCAATAAGAACTGAATCACAAAATGGAAAAGAATATTAATTAAACCCAGAAAACTATTCCAATGGTTGTTTAATAGACAACTTTGTGAAACCTCACTATCATCTATGTTATAAAGATATTATTtcatatgggattaaaccacaattgactgtattgaaaattacattttgatgtttcgatttccaatgtggaaataattttcaaaaacatTATGAAATATGAATAATCTTAATGTAtttcataatattaaaaaaaaacagtttgaaaatcGAAAtgtaaaatcaaatataaaatttaatattaattacaatcaattgtggtttaattacatataaaactataagaaaatagCAGTGTCAGAATctttttaaattataaagttgGATGCCTTTTTAGTGGTAATAaatttatgaacaaaattaagctgtaaaaatagttttttatggTATATGTATATttactaaaattatattatttcaaattaagaaaaaaactGCTAACAAGTAGTACTTACTTCAGTACTTGTTTTCTGAGCAGTAGCTTCCAAGTCTCTGGCGATATCTTCAAGGAGGCTCTGAGTGAGTTGTTCCAACGAGTTAAGATCGACATCTGCCTCGAGTTCGTCAAGGAGGTCCGGTAAAGAAGGCAGGTCAGTACGATTTTCAACAAGACCATTGTCTGCTGCTTGCTCAAAGCCGCTGCTGGGTGTGTGACTCTTCCTTTCGGCAGAAGGAGGGACTCTGTGGATCCATTTAGGGACTCACACCCGACAGAACGGTTTTGAGCTTGGGCACATGACAGACAAGGGGCCTGCAAACGATTGTACAGTTCTGTGTTTTCTTGTTGGAGCTTCTGGTTGGCAAGCTTGAGGTTTTTACATTCAACTAATAGGGACTCGTTTTTCACAAAGAGCTGCTGGAGAGCCTGCTCCATCTGTTCCATCTTGGCCTTTTTCCTATCTCGAGAAGTTTGGGCTGCCACACGATTTTTTAATTTCCTGAAAATATGTTGGCCATGTAATTTcataattatcaataaaaatggTGTAGGTATATAGAAAAACAAACGGTAATTTACATATCTAAAAATGCTATCATTAATTTGTAGTAGGGCAGGTCAAGGACCATTTTAAACTATCATTTTTGAGCAATTCATGTAGTAAACATATTGGTGAACTACAGGCaacgaatacctatataaaaTGAGTATGACGCAATACTTACTTCCTTTGTAATTTTTCTTCCCATGTTAAATGATCCAATTTTCTCTTTTTGGTTTTTGGAATGTCTGAATCTGTAtccatttcaaaatttttatctgCGTTTTCCAAAAATTTCAATATCGATGACACTGTAGTCGTCATTGTTTTCTGATTAAAATGGTTAATACTTCCTAAAATTCCAACTTCTTTAATTAAAAGTAAACACGCGTTATTCCACactttgttattatttaatatttactaatttactgtattttatttatataacgaACACCATTTACTTTTATCCTTACAGTTTCACTCTATTCTCTATACTGaatcaaatattttattgtaattatcgACCTTTGTATCCCTGTTGACATCGCACCAGCAGTATATGTGGTGATTTTCTATTGGTCGATATTTGTGTGTTTTGTCAGGAACAACCAACTAGAGCAAAGAACAGACCCGgttgatttaaaattatattgaaatttgaaattaaacTGTGGATTTTGTACTAGGGTTGGATGATGAAATAAATGTGAAAATTTTGTTTTGATGTTTTGAATTTTACTCTTGAATTGGCTAATAACATTGGTGTGTCACGCTATGAATCACATAGgtatttaaaaataagtttatataaCGCTATTTGTAATGTTATTAATTTCTTGTGTAACCTGACATTTTATACAATTGTGAGATCATGATTAAAATTTTTGAGACTTTATGTCTACTagagtaaaataaatatttcatcaCTCTAATTCAATTAAGTATTAAcagatttgttttatttgttttcacATAAACGGATGTTCATTGTATAAGTACCTAAATGGTGAAAGGATTATACTTTATTAAAAGGATTAACATAAATAATCGAAATATCGCATTGGGAACTAGAGAACCCCTTTAGGATTTTATAAAAACGGCGCTTTTCATTTGTTTTGAATTGAAAATTATATGAGGTAGTTCGAGGTGTATCAGCAACGTGTGTCGTTGTGAgattcttcttctcttcttatgATACCATCTCCTATTAAAGGTTTGCAACAATCTCAGCAAAGTAATGTCTATCTTGCGCATCTCGGAACAGTATTTAGGTAAACATGAGTCCAAAACCAGAAAAATCGCTTGTATTTTTAAACCACTAATGTTTGTGTATTCTGAATGCTGACCTTGTTTGTACTATAAATACCTATCTATATACTATAATTGGAATTTTCCGCATCCATTGGGTATGTAAGATTGGTAAAACAATGTCATTTAcgtatttaaaaacaatatttcccTAACTTTAGCAAGGTGTCTGTATTAACCCGATCACCGTGGTAATTCCGACAGACGTTTGGGATAATGCCGACAGTTAGTAgcaataataagaaaataatgagACAACTGATGGCATATACGAAAACATTACATACTTGAACAAAAAAAGATAGGTAAGCAGATACATATTaagtagatatattaaaaatcaaaagttGTTTCTACAAAACAGAACTTCATAGAACAGAAGTTCATAGAACAAAAGTCACACTGATAGTTTTCAGGGCAATCATAACCACTGCACTCGGCTTGAACCCATTGTCCACAAAACACACATCTGTAACATAGTTCAGTTTTTACATCAAACTGATCACAAACCACGCACATTTCAGTGTTTtcggaaaataatttaaaactatcATCAAATTCGTTGTCATCACATATTTTTGATTCATCTATAGATATCTTCTTCGGAAGACGATTCTTCAAAATTAATTTGTCTTAACACCTTCCTTCTTTATTTGCAGCCTTGTTTTTTAATGCACCTAATTTTATTTGGGATTTCTTCTCgacttttaattgtttactttttTCACTCTTCAACATTTTGAGCTTCAGATTCGGGACGACCTTTGGATCCTGTATAAGTTTTTCTAGTCTACGTTTGGCTTTTAAGTGATTAATTTCTTTTTTCTCCTTTGCTTCTTCCAAACTTGTTTTCATAGGGGTATCAGTCATAATTACTGAGTATTGTTTTCTGAAATTTTTTGGATTTGGTTTATCATCATTAAATGATTTTGGAAGAGGTGATACAGATTTCAAAATGTCTTTAATATTTTACAGACTCTCAGTGGATTTTGGACAAGAATTTGGTGCAACATTCTTTTTCGAACTACCAGATAATGGATTTTCATCAATCCCACTTAAAATCTAAGCTGGTTATTGTCTTGGTTTCAAATTTTCTTACCGTATCTTttgaattatgttttaaaatctGACCAGTTTTGACTCAAGTCTCGTTAGCACGTTCAAGCTCCTCAGTAACATTATAATTGTGTTCATGAAGAGTTGCACCATATGGTGGTTCATCAACATTTTCACAGTCAACGATGACTGGAGTTTGAGTACCTTGTTCAGCAAGTGCTTTTTAGCAAGACCATACGCAAGTCTCTGTAAGTCTGTCAAAGTAATGCCATAAAACTGGTTTGATAGTTGTTTGATGTGATCAGCTAATATAGCTTCTTGTTCTGCTGAAAAGCACGATTTCCTTCCCAACGCTGGTTTTTCGGTGGAATTAGATTTAAAATGATCATGAAGCGACATTCTTGAAATATTCAATTCTGCGGCAACACTTTTTACGGATTGTCCACTTTGAACCAATTCAAATACTTCCAGTGTATCCTCGTTCCATTTGCCCCTTTCCGTTGTTCGTTTTCTCGATCTCACCATCTAAAACACATCAAAAGCAACATCTTCGGTATCAACTAActgcatatttaattttaaaataaatggtgtaatACCGACACCTGTCGATCTTTCCCCCTATTGGTGTGTCGATATTTCCCCCTCTGTAGTACAAGATGGTGGTTACACAATTCTACAAAATTAACTGTAATTACAAAACTCTTATATTTTTAATCCACTAATGTTTGTATCTTCTGAATGCTGATCTTGCCTGTAATATTCGATATCTAATATCTAAATTAGTATCTAAGCCTGATGTTAGCCAGGAACATAAGACGGGGAGGGGGAGATGACTGGTGATGGCTCCCTTATTCTTTTTTGATAAATCTTGAAAACTGTATAGTCGAAATAAAGCAACAATCTTTTCTAAAAAATATGTTATACCTAATATGTTGTTTACataataaactttattatttacttttagtttagagcaaaatattaaaaaaaaaataaagaggtCGTCATAGGCACGTTATCTAATGATATCccctttttaaaaatttcattttttaaaggaaattacttaaaatttttcaattaaaataccTACagttaaattaagaaaaaaacttatatttacgaactacttttcttttataataaaaaaaaaaacatttgaacATCAAAAAAATAGACAGCAAAGAGCTAGAAAAGCTGTTCTGGTTGACAAACATCATAAATAAACGTCTTTGTTGACCTAAGAATATCAACACATTCCGAGTGACACCAGTCGTTGCTATGGCACTTTAGCCAGAATTCGTTACGACGAGAACGAGAATAGAGTCCGTTGCAATACAAACATGCTGCATCTGATTCATCACTATCGTTCTGTTCATACATATCTTCCTCAGGACTATCTTCTTTTATTAGTTTGACAATTTTTCTTCTGGCTGCTTTTGCTGTTTCTCTTCTCTCTCTTTCTAACATTTATTTTTCGGTTTCCTTGATTTCTTCTATATTATCTGGAATGTTGTTGATAACACCTGTCTTTCcacttttcttttcttttgtgtTTTTATTGTTGCCTTCAAAAGAGGGGACAATTCTCCAATTTGCTCTCTGTGTATTTAATGTTTGGAATTTGATAATTTGTATTTTCCGGTAAGTAATATTGTTTTAATGGGATTATTACTAACATGCTGGTTTACATTTAAGATACTATCCTCGATTTCATTTTGCGGTTATTCTTTGGTCTTTGAATTTATGAGTTGTGATTTATTAGATCTCTTTTCCAACTGCTTATCTGTTGTTGAAACAGCACAAAGTTCCCAGTCTTCAAAAATATCTGGATTAAACTAATGTATTCCAGTTTTTGTTAAGAACTTATTGCATTTGATGGAGTCGTAGCCTTAAGATATGCATTATTAAAAAGTTTTGTCACTTGAAGGCAAGTGACAGTCCGTCATGGCTTATCTCTCATCCAGTTTTGTATGCACATATTATAAAAAGTTTGTAGTGGTACAAAAAAGTCAACATCAAGGGGTTGGACGCGATGGGAACAATGTGGCgaaagacaaaatagaaaaatttcATTTTCCTTACTATATTTCAGTACTTCCAATCCCTTAGGACTACTATGTCCATCAATAATTAATAGGACTTTATTTTCGTTCGATGCTTCAACGCGCAATACAAAGTACTTTAGCCACTTGACAAATGTTTATGTATTCATTCAGCCATTGTCTTGGCAAAATGCTACATTGCGTGCAGGTGCGTCATATATTAACTCGGCTTTAAATcgttttttcggaaaaattaagcCGGGAGGAACGAATAATCTTATGGCGTTTACAAAACGCACAGCTGGATAATTTTGTCCACGTTCAGGGCTGctaataattctaatttatttccTTAATTTGGTTGCCGGAATTATCAGAAGTTTTGTAGGGACTGTGCTCATATCAGTCTCGtctatattgcaaatattttcaggAGAAAACTGATATTTTTCCATAACTTCTCTAATAGAACTGTAAAACATCCTAATGTTCCCTTTATTGAAAGCCTGTGCTCTTGCGATAGATGTCTGCTCAGGAATTCTAACAATTATCTTTGGGTTCCTTGCCAGAAACCCTTTCAGCTACGTTCTAGCAGCAATgcctttttctttattaaatcgGTGGTTAATTTTATGTTTCTCCACTATTTGAGAAACAAGCTTTTTTAATTCCGTATTGGTAAGGCCAAAGGCCTAGTTCTAAATTATCAACATGCTTTGTTACTTCGGCTGCAACATCCGCATCAAATGTAGTGTTATATCCACATATGTATTATATGTATTTGTCAGAAAAAAGTTCAAGTTGACTAAACACtaaacatataataaatatattacaataaGAAATTTTCTGGATACATAATAAAGCACACatgttgtattattattatagaaTAATAGAAAGGGATTATTGCTATAAAAAGAACATAATTCAAATAGTCTGACCAGATCAGAAAATTCGAGAAATATATATCAAATACGTAATGTACAGAATAGTTTACAAAGATACAGAAAGAAAATCGTCTACTTACCTCATGAAAAATctgttttttattaacaatttgataAATTATTTTCATTATCAGGCAAATGATACACAAATGAATAATCAAATTAGTTTTTCTACTTCACATGTCATAAAACTTCCTACAACTAATAACGGAAGGAAAGCTCGGTCCTATAATAAATATGTTAATGGTatatgaatttaataaaatacgaggcatgttttttaagtaagtaccgttttgcgattccgccgccgcagcgctacggtcggcgttccgcgcatgagcgctggttacctacatctcttgtctacgcactgacatcattacagtctgattcttcattgtatacttgtttactccagtgtttaagatgcctccaacaatcgtgagtcacgctgattgtgaagtaggggctgttatacgatttcttggTGCTAAAAGCGTAAAACcaatcgatattcatcgtgagatcgttgaagtttacggacaaaacattatgagtgatggaatggtaaggaaatgggtgagagcatttaaagatggccgcacaaatgtgcatgatgaagaacggagtgggcgtccttcggtcgttattgaaaatttggtgcagaaagtggacgaaaaggtgagagaaaacagacgctttacaatttcatcgttgtccgactgctttcctcagtattctcgtagtgttttgtatcgcattgttaccgagaacttgaattaccggaaattgtgttcacgttgggttccaaaaatgttgacggatttgcacaaaactcaacgtttaggcagtgctttgactttccttgagcggtaccacagtgaaggtgaagattttttagaccaaattgttactggtgacgaaacgtgggtggcctacgtcacaccagaatcgaaacaacaatccatggaatggcgacattcatcatcacccaaaagagtgaagtttaagcaaacaatttctgcccggaaaatcatgtgcacagttttttgggacagaaaaggagtattgctagtggagtttctgcctcgtaatgagacaatcaatgcagcgtcttattgtgagacattgaaaaatctgcgtcgtgcaatccagaacaaaagacgtggcaagttaaGTAAGgatatcgttttgctgcatgacaatgcccgtccacatgtggctaatcagaccaaagatctcatcaaatcatttaaatgggaaactctagatcatcctccatacagccctgatctggcgcccagcgactaccatttgttccagcacttgaagaaacacctgggcggtcagcgtcttcaagacgataacgaagtcaaaacatttgtgatgcagtggttaacaagtcaggcggcagaattttatcaggaaggtattcaaaaactggtgccacgttatgacaagtgcctcaatattcacggaaattatgtagaaaagtagattaaggtacaggctttcatgtaaaaataaaattattgccatatctttgcacgtctttttttaattccaaaacggtacttacttaaaaaacacgcctcgtataaaaactaaaatattattaaaaacttaaaataaaaagtaGGGGACACCCGGGTTTGAACCGGGGACCTCTCGATCTGCAGTCGAATGCTCTACCACTGAGCTATATCCCCTGTTGAATATTATTCTTTACAATTGGAAATAAATTACCATTGCATTATTATTCTAATTAAATTTTAAGTGTATGTATTATAAAAAacgcattttattttattatatgaaacaacaataataattgaaGACTAATTTGTTATTATAAAAAGTGAGTGCACCTAACCTAACCAGTAActcataaaaaaaaacattttggtGTGTTATCGCCCTGAACTCGCATTTTGTTTACGTATTATATTTTCTGCGTATTTTCACAAATCGTCACCTGAATGCAGAAGTATTGTAAGTCACAAAAAGTAAATTTTACagaagatatttttgttttttctttgaatgTAATAATAATTTCTTAATAATAGAGTTGAAACTGAAGTAAAATGGGAGTACGAAATCATTGCTGATAATGTTAAAATCAAgttcttataaataaaaaaaaaaatgtggacaTACAATAGTTAACAATAATAAATCTAAAGTATGTCCCTATTTGTGGACTTACAATAAATAACGAAATGTGATTTAGAATAGTTCTAAATAAAACACGAAAACTGCAGTTaacaaaatatgtattatttttagGTTTTATAAAACATATTGTTCTTAAAGTCTAAAAAATATACTAGAAACTGAAAAAAACATATCACGAATAGTAGAACCCAGTAAGAAAACATAAGTTTTTAACTTCCACATAGAGCAACCATAACaacacaaaaaattaaataaaaaataaaaacaaaagtgaATCATTCTCCTTGTCTTCTTTATCAGATTGCAGTGTAAATGGTAAAGCTTTAAGAAAATCATGGTATGGTGATGTTATTACTTCCTTTTCACAAAGATACATTAAATGGTCatacttttttttttgtaagaggtatttttttattgtaaagacATTTAAGCTGAACATgatgataaaattatttttttttctacctcTTTCTAATAAATTTACTTTTCTAAAGGCCTCATCATATgcaattttaaaaaacataatgttTGGGACATATGGGTcgaatttgattattttaaatttattcgtGTAAACTTTATCATTGTTTTCATCTTTGTCAAAATTTATTGCTGTTTTTTCCTGAAAATTTTTCATATCATATACCTCATTTTGGGATAACTCGTGTACAATATACCATTGCAATTTCTTTTTGCTGTTCTTACAATAGTGTATTACCACTGATGGGGTGTATATGTCGGTATGTTTCTTGAAGCCTTCTCAATAACATTATGGACGCTATCACCTTCAGATTGTGTATGGCCTGGTTCAAGAAATGTATGGCGAATGGTTATAGAATATTTTTGTGACAGAtaattatataaagcaaatacGTATTTGTTACGATTCTGTCCGGCGCAAATGTCCGAATAAAAGGAAAATTCTTTGGCACCATTCTTTACCTGACTTTGAACATAGAGTAGTAAACAGCTTCCTATTTAAGATGAGCCTCTTTTTGCAATGGACTCATACCACATATAACACTGACATTCTTTAGTTGCCAAATTAAAAACGGTAAAGTTATAAGTGGATAATTTTAGTTTATAGTACCTATGCCAAACCTACATTTGATTGGGGAACTGAAATAACTTGTTGTAAGTCAAAAACAGCAGCGCATAAAGTTTTTTGTGTTGATGCCAATTCTTTATCGTTATTTTTAAGATCCCGAGACAAATTCCTCTTTTGAAGATGCAAAGTGTAAGTACTGCTCTTTCATCTCAGCTCTTTTCTCTATAGACAAATTTTCATACCTGTGGCAAGTATCGCACAAATCTGTTTTGGGTTGGAAAAATGAAAGGTTAAACTCTGTGTTGAAAATCTGTCGATAAATACTTTCTGTAGCTGGCTCAGGAATGTGACTTTCTTTGCAAAAATCTTTATAAAGCGTATACATTTTTGAATAGGTTAGAGAAGATGGTAAATATTTTCGTGCAGTAGACTTTCTGCAGTAATGACTCTCAACCGTTTCAAAGGAATTTATGTGATTCCTCACCGAATTCTTAATCGATTCATTCAGCTGAGAATTTTTACATGCTCTGCCCCTCATATCTTCAGCTATTACACCAGAACTTCCCATCTTCTGGAATACAGTCTCCACCATCTCTCGGCTTATACTTAACGTGTTAAGAAAAATGTTTTACAACATGATGCACTTGTTTTTTCGTTATATGTTAGACTACgtataagtatttttttttctactaggTATTCCTTCGCCTTCCGGTAGTTTTCACGCTGTCTATTGATGTCACCTAATtcacagaattttttaaatattacattGCGATCCTCTTCTGAAAATTTCTCGACACATTTTGTTCTGCAGTTCCGACAAGCCGgtttaatagttcttttgttcTGAAAATTTCCTTTCCAGTTCATGTATTGGACTCCACTATTTCTGGAAGATTTAATAAGGTTTCTTCTCCAAGTGCCTATCTGTTTCTTTCTTTTCCTTGTTTTGATTTTACGGTGAACATCTGCTTGATTTTCTTGCATATTTTCACTACCATCGAAGGAATATAATCAGGGTTGTCACTGCTGGAATTTGCAAATGGATCGTGGCTTATTTGAGCTTGAGCGATTGGCTCTTCTAATATAGTTTCTTCAACGTCGTTTTTACATTTCGAAAGTAACTCATTAGTAGTAGTTTGTAAAGAATCAAAAACTGAACAAAAATTTATGTCAGCTATTACTGTAGTTGTTTCACATGGCATTGATGATGGTGGGGGCTGCAGATTAGCAGAATCCGTCATAAGCTTTGCAAAAGTTTGCTCTTCGTAAATGGACGAACCTAAAAAAGTTAAATagcttttaaaatatatataaaatctttttaacaaaaaattaaacagacGAAATAAAGAGACtgaaaagtgaaaaataaaataagcctTCTTAGTCTTAATAACTAACTTGCTGAACTCATTTAACTAACTAATTTTGAGTCGTtacatattacataatattatataataataaattacataataacattgtttttttatcTGGCACCGACTAAGGGGGAAAGGGTTTACAGGTTATGCTATATTGTTTATGAATTACATATTACGCAGTTGTTTAACATAATCGTATTAAGTTTTAACAATGGAGGAAGCAAGTGTGTtggaaattaatattttttttatagccctttttctatccgaattatcgaataaaggcctctcccatttctcgccattcatccctgttgtgtgctaggcgtttccacattggtcctgcgactcttttgatatcgtcgctccagcgcatttgaggtcttcctcttggtctcttcgcatcgtacggtcgccagtttccgacttctttgttccatctaccatcttcgagacgttcgttgtgtccagcccatttccattttaatttagctgcttgtttcgcggcgtcctttatttttgtgttgttccggattgcttcgttcgtttgccgatctattagtgagataccaagcatctgtcgttccatgtctcgctgagtttttcgaatcttgtccatgttcttttttgtgaatgtccaggtttgagctccgtaagtgagaacgggaaagatacaagaatcgaacactttggttcgaaggttttggggtatctttttgtctttcagtatgtataagagttttccaaatgcggcccatcccattcttactcgtctgcttatttcggtagtttggttttctttgtttaccttgatattctgacccagatatatgtattcttctacatgttccacttttgttccttggatggttatcgtcggttgatcatctttattcgacattggcttagttttactcagattcattttcagtccttttttatggattccgtatgaagcccatcgatcatcgtcttcagttctttccagctgtcggctattagtactacgtcatctgcatttcttagatggtttaaatactttccgtttatcgatagtcccttcgtttcccaatttagtgatttaaagatgtcttcaagtgcgacagtaaatagttttggagatatggtgtctccctgtcttactcctcggttgatttttattggcctcgttttcattccgttatccatcgtcactaccatttcagcgtgttgatatatattatgtattaatatcctatatctagaatctattctgctgttgaccagtgcttcctcaatagcccataattctatgctgtcaaaagctttctcgtagtctataaatgctaaacagattggtaaattgtattcgttaactttttctattaggacctttagtctgtgaagatggtcacatgtactgaacccttttctaaatccggcttgctctactggttgatatacatcgaactttgttgtcaatctatttgtaattatttttgtgaatgttttatacagttgtgatagtagtgatattggacgataatttttcagatctgtattgtccccttttttgtgtattaatattgtgttagcagtattccattcctttggtatgtttccttcaaataggcatttattaaaaagtatttttaggtacctgatgacttcttctt containing:
- the Xbp1 gene encoding LOW QUALITY PROTEIN: uncharacterized protein Xbp1 (The sequence of the model RefSeq protein was modified relative to this genomic sequence to represent the inferred CDS: deleted 2 bases in 1 codon) is translated as MTTTVSSILKFLENADKNFEMDTDSDIPKTKKRKLDHLTWEEKLQRKKLKNRVAAQTSRDRKKAKMEQMEQALQQLFVKNESLLVECKNLKLANQKLQQENTELYNRLQAPCLSCAQAQNRSVGCESLNGSTESLLLPKGRVTHPAAALSAADNGLVENRTDLPSLPDLLDELEADVDLNSLEQLTQSLLEDIARDLEATAQKTSTEESRSNGEMVGKTSTELESSGCTTNTKSLESDISEYLLLHHNYAAKPPLDDTLNAKSPISRIKKLKTIKPKRKIVNTKPVIPESDVVYGTLDEVSNVVTIIVDSNGVPMTEEALQRLENREEETQLTVPLPLATQSELVTPLPVAESKRASSSYVAESNLTVPTAMLECLSPMSCSDSDRGYESLDSPISLPEDLWDQSISELFPSLL